A region of Candidatus Polarisedimenticolia bacterium DNA encodes the following proteins:
- a CDS encoding response regulator → MQGKILIIEDDPAVRRCYERLFQRAGYAPWLEPSGAAAEKNLENHRDARVVILDYRMPGPNGLEVLRSLRKRDFDAACLLVTAFATPEILEEARRLGIRRVFSKPVDISKLLKEVAAILLPGASRENGGGRPAGS, encoded by the coding sequence ATGCAGGGCAAGATCCTGATCATCGAGGACGATCCGGCAGTACGGCGCTGCTACGAGCGCCTGTTCCAGCGCGCTGGTTACGCTCCGTGGCTCGAGCCGAGCGGCGCCGCGGCCGAGAAGAACCTCGAGAACCATCGCGACGCCCGCGTCGTGATTCTGGACTATCGAATGCCCGGGCCGAACGGCCTGGAAGTCCTCAGGAGTCTCAGGAAACGGGATTTCGACGCTGCCTGCCTTCTGGTGACCGCTTTCGCCACTCCGGAGATTCTGGAGGAGGCCCGCCGGCTGGGGATTCGGCGGGTCTTTTCGAAGCCGGTCGACATCTCGAAGCTGCTCAAGGAGGTGGCGGCCATTCTTCTCCCGGGAGCCTCCCGGGAGAACGGCGGCGGACGTCCGGCGGGCTCCTGA